One genomic segment of Fusobacterium nucleatum includes these proteins:
- a CDS encoding N-acetylmuramoyl-L-alanine amidase, with the protein MKKILAFISLLFLMVACSSTEEVKSTGNRNINRGSNISRSQTTVRNIGKFQVDSNSYVATGKNERVQFIILHYTATDNLGAIKELTSSRVSSHFLVLDEDDNKIYNLVPLEQRAWHAGASAFRGRTNINDTSVGIEIVSDGIAKEFIADPNPYHPYDHYVDYKPIQIEKAAQIIKYVAEKYNIPARNILAHSDIAPSRKKDPGAKFPWKELYDKYNIGAWYDEADKQEFMDEEKFNATSIREIKDELRKYGYEINRFDEWDKESKDVVYAFQLHFNPKNPTGEMDLETFAILKALNKKYPE; encoded by the coding sequence ATGAAAAAAATATTAGCATTTATTAGTTTATTATTTTTAATGGTAGCTTGTTCTTCAACAGAAGAAGTTAAAAGTACTGGTAATAGAAATATTAACAGAGGGAGTAATATTTCAAGAAGTCAAACAACAGTAAGAAATATTGGAAAATTCCAAGTTGACTCAAATTCTTATGTAGCAACAGGGAAAAATGAAAGAGTTCAATTTATTATTCTTCATTATACAGCAACAGATAATTTAGGTGCTATTAAAGAATTGACTTCAAGTAGAGTAAGTTCTCATTTCTTAGTATTAGATGAAGATGACAATAAAATATATAATTTAGTTCCACTTGAACAAAGAGCTTGGCATGCAGGAGCAAGTGCATTTAGAGGAAGAACAAATATAAATGATACTTCTGTTGGAATTGAAATAGTGAGTGATGGTATAGCAAAAGAATTTATAGCTGACCCTAATCCATATCATCCTTATGATCATTATGTTGACTATAAGCCAATACAAATAGAAAAAGCAGCTCAAATTATAAAATATGTTGCAGAAAAATATAATATTCCTGCAAGAAATATACTTGCACATTCTGATATTGCACCTAGTAGAAAGAAAGACCCGGGAGCAAAGTTTCCTTGGAAAGAACTATATGATAAATATAATATAGGTGCTTGGTATGATGAAGCAGATAAACAAGAATTTATGGATGAAGAAAAATTTAATGCTACTTCAATTAGAGAAATAAAAGATGAATTGAGAAAGTATGGCTATGAAATAAATAGATTTGATGAATGGGATAAAGAAAGTAAAGATGTGGTTTATGCTTTTCAATTACACTTTAATCCTAAAAATCCAACAGGAGAAATGGATTTAGAAACTTTTGCAATTTTAAAAGCATTGAATAAAAAATATCCTGAATAA
- a CDS encoding histidine kinase, producing MKYILNESMVGINGIEKISLKEVIEKFSYPENIKIKIEKDPYNIDIELKYKDFTIYYDIYYCVDKQIPEFHTLSFSLKKLYLNDQIYIKIGEEAKKVISKIKENYKSLNYKYEANEYSGSYYFKNLDLTIFFEKYGRKKIVDWIDISLPYEDNPNILDIGKILKLDILKNIFNND from the coding sequence ATGAAATATATTTTAAATGAGAGTATGGTAGGGATAAATGGAATAGAAAAAATATCATTAAAGGAAGTTATTGAAAAATTTTCATATCCTGAAAATATTAAGATAAAAATAGAAAAAGATCCTTATAATATTGATATTGAATTGAAATATAAAGATTTTACAATTTATTATGATATCTATTACTGTGTAGATAAGCAAATTCCAGAATTTCATACTTTATCATTTTCTTTGAAGAAACTTTATCTCAATGACCAAATCTATATTAAAATTGGAGAAGAAGCAAAGAAAGTGATTTCTAAGATTAAAGAAAATTATAAAAGTTTAAATTATAAATATGAAGCTAATGAATATTCAGGAAGTTATTATTTTAAAAATTTAGATTTAACAATATTTTTTGAAAAATATGGGAGAAAAAAGATAGTAGATTGGATAGATATTTCTTTACCTTATGAAGATAATCCTAATATTTTAGATATTGGAAAAATTTTAAAATTAGATATTTTAAAGAATATTTTTAACAATGATTAG
- a CDS encoding MATE family efflux transporter, whose product MNSIGNVGKKTLISLTIPIFLELLLVTVVGNIDTIMLGYYSDEAVGAIGGITQLLNIQNVIFSFINMATSILTAQFLGARDYKRVKQVISVSLVLNILLGVVLGGIYLFFWRGLLQKMNLPEELVGIGRYYFQLVGGLCIFQGIILSCGAILKSHGRATETLIINVGVNILNILGNALFIFGWLGMPVLGPTGVGISTVISRGIGCVVAFYMMCKYCNFTFRKKYIKPFPFKIVKNILSIGLPTAGENLSWNMGQLMIVAMVNTMGTTIIASRTYLMLISSFIMTLSIALGQGTAIQIGHLVGAGEIKEVYNKCLKSVKIAFIFAFVATSIVCLLRKPIMNIFTTNPDILKASLKIFPLMIILEMGRVFNIVIINSLHAAGDIKFPMFMGITFVFTVAVLFSYIFGISLGWGLVGIWIANAMDEWIRGLAMYFRWKSKKWQNKSFV is encoded by the coding sequence ATGAACAGTATTGGTAATGTTGGTAAAAAAACTTTAATTTCTTTGACAATACCAATATTTTTAGAATTGTTATTAGTAACAGTTGTAGGAAATATTGATACAATAATGCTGGGCTATTACAGTGATGAGGCAGTAGGGGCAATAGGGGGAATAACACAACTGCTTAATATTCAAAACGTAATATTCAGTTTTATAAATATGGCAACATCTATATTAACAGCACAATTTTTAGGTGCAAGGGATTATAAAAGAGTAAAACAAGTTATAAGTGTTTCACTGGTTCTTAATATTCTTTTAGGAGTAGTTTTAGGAGGGATATATTTATTTTTTTGGAGAGGTTTACTTCAAAAGATGAATCTTCCAGAAGAACTGGTTGGAATAGGAAGATACTATTTTCAACTAGTTGGTGGACTTTGTATATTTCAAGGTATAATCTTATCTTGTGGAGCAATACTTAAAAGTCATGGTAGAGCAACAGAAACTTTAATTATTAATGTAGGAGTAAATATTTTAAATATTTTGGGGAATGCTTTATTTATTTTTGGTTGGTTAGGAATGCCAGTTTTAGGACCAACAGGAGTTGGAATTTCAACAGTTATTTCAAGAGGAATTGGTTGTGTTGTGGCATTTTATATGATGTGTAAATATTGTAATTTTACATTTAGAAAGAAATATATAAAACCTTTTCCATTTAAAATAGTAAAAAATATCTTATCAATAGGTTTACCTACTGCTGGTGAAAATTTATCTTGGAATATGGGACAACTTATGATAGTTGCTATGGTAAATACTATGGGGACTACAATTATTGCCTCTCGTACATATCTAATGTTGATAAGTAGCTTTATTATGACCTTGTCAATAGCATTAGGACAAGGAACAGCTATTCAGATTGGACATTTAGTTGGAGCAGGAGAAATAAAAGAAGTCTATAATAAATGTTTAAAAAGTGTGAAGATTGCATTTATATTTGCTTTTGTTGCAACTTCAATAGTCTGTCTTTTAAGAAAACCAATTATGAATATTTTTACAACTAATCCAGATATTTTAAAAGCCTCATTAAAAATATTTCCTTTGATGATTATATTAGAAATGGGGAGAGTATTTAATATAGTTATAATAAATTCACTTCATGCAGCAGGAGATATTAAATTTCCTATGTTTATGGGAATAACTTTTGTATTTACAGTAGCAGTTCTATTTTCATATATATTTGGAATTTCTCTTGGATGGGGACTTGTTGGAATATGGATAGCAAATGCAATGGATGAGTGGATTAGAGGACTTGCAATGTACTTTAGATGGAAGAGTAAAAAATGGCAAAATAAAAGTTTTGTATAG
- the disA gene encoding DNA integrity scanning diadenylate cyclase DisA: MTKQDLMDIIVKVAPGSPLREGVDYILDAGIGALIIIGYDDEVEKVRDGGFLIDCDYTPERIFELSKMDGAIILNDDCSKILYANVHVQPDNSYSTTESGTRHRTAERAAKHLKREVVAISERKKNVTLYKGNLKYRLKNFDELNIEVGQVLKTLESYRHVLNRSLDSLTILELDDLVTVLDVANTLQRFEMVRRISEEITRYLLELGSRGRLVNMQVSELIWDLDEEEESFLKDYIDDETDTDSVRRYLHSLSDSELLEVENVVVALGYSKSSSVFDNKIAAKGYRVLEKISKLTKKDVEKIVNTYKDISEIQEVTDEDFSAIKISKFKIKALRAGINRLKFTIEMQR, from the coding sequence ATGACTAAACAAGATTTGATGGATATAATAGTTAAAGTTGCACCTGGAAGTCCTTTAAGAGAAGGAGTAGACTATATTTTAGATGCAGGTATAGGAGCTTTAATAATAATAGGTTATGATGATGAAGTTGAAAAGGTTAGAGATGGTGGTTTCTTAATAGACTGTGATTATACACCTGAAAGAATTTTTGAGCTATCTAAAATGGATGGAGCAATAATTTTAAATGATGACTGTTCAAAAATCTTGTATGCCAATGTTCATGTACAACCTGATAATTCATATTCTACAACAGAAAGTGGAACAAGACATAGAACTGCTGAGAGAGCAGCAAAGCATTTAAAAAGAGAAGTTGTAGCAATATCTGAAAGAAAAAAGAATGTTACTTTATATAAAGGAAATTTGAAATATAGACTTAAAAATTTTGATGAATTGAATATAGAAGTTGGACAAGTTTTGAAAACTCTTGAAAGTTATAGACATGTTTTAAACCGTTCGCTTGATAGTTTAACAATTCTTGAATTAGATGATTTAGTAACAGTTCTTGATGTTGCTAACACTTTACAAAGATTTGAAATGGTAAGAAGAATTAGTGAAGAAATAACTAGATATCTTTTAGAATTAGGTTCAAGAGGAAGATTGGTAAATATGCAAGTTTCTGAACTTATCTGGGATTTAGATGAAGAAGAAGAAAGTTTCTTGAAAGACTATATTGATGATGAAACAGATACAGATAGTGTAAGAAGATATTTACATTCTTTATCTGATTCTGAATTATTAGAAGTTGAAAATGTAGTCGTTGCATTAGGATATAGTAAATCTTCAAGTGTTTTTGATAATAAAATAGCTGCAAAAGGTTATAGAGTTCTTGAAAAAATAAGTAAATTAACAAAAAAAGATGTAGAAAAAATAGTAAATACATATAAAGATATATCTGAAATTCAGGAAGTAACTGATGAAGATTTTTCTGCTATTAAAATAAGTAAATTCAAAATTAAGGCTTTAAGAGCAGGAATAAATAGATTGAAATTTACAATAGAAATGCAAAGATAA